A genomic region of Oncorhynchus mykiss isolate Arlee chromosome 2, USDA_OmykA_1.1, whole genome shotgun sequence contains the following coding sequences:
- the LOC110488573 gene encoding sialic acid-binding Ig-like lectin 11, protein MCVLIWAALLLSLTERTTCPTLTQKPSVLTPPLTEGEPTTLTCTATGIGSGSPPKITWTWRGTGDNNTELRDNTTTQRREDLTNVTTTHFSTLTFTPSAEHHSMMVSCQVTFQKTYTIEETVTLNVSYVKDPQITGHEMVKEDGTLELTCSVDSYPPSDITWSKNGTSPSLQNYTENANLTISNVTREHAGEYVCTVHHHNRTMTASTVVTVLYLPVILPGSGCVDQAEVMTCVCVSQGVPLPLIEWPLLELNTENTTSVLGSSVNSTISLLVGNYNNITVECVSSNVVGVVREKLQVTQNKSQEKQEDKEWEDLIAMLSDLKLIAAFVIGAAFSATICCIILCLTGKCKRQKKRIPKDSKSPFINLEMVACEDQQTDAGQAVGGEQNPLQLELRGGAENGGTQTSGATGKFDTREEPNEVDYASINYSLLKKKTPEEAEKKTTTAESEYAKIKREKKNEGDENGGEGSGMMMMMMGKDEEKENGKPAAETDEDTALYSNVKAIMGGGE, encoded by the exons ATGTGCGTCCTCATCTGGGCagctctacttctctctctgacagagaGAACCACATGCCCAA CTCTAACCCAGAAGCCCTCAGTGTTGACTCCTCCTCTGACAGAGGGAGAACCAACGACTCTGACCTGCACCGCCACGGGAATCGGCTCTGGATCTCCTCCTAAAATAACATGGAcatggagagggacaggagacaaCAACACTGAGCTTcgagacaacaccaccacacagaggagagaggacctgACCAACGTGACAACAACCCACTTCTCAACTTTGACCTTTACCCCCTCAGCTGAGCACCACAGCATGATGGTTTCGTGTCAAGTAACCTTCCAGAAAACATATACAATTGAAGAGACAGTAACTTTGAATGTGTCAT ATGTGAAAGACCCCCAAATAACTGGACATGAAATGGTGAAGGAGGATGGTACCCTGGAACTGACCTGCAGTGTTGACAGTTACCCTCCATCTGATATCACTTGGAGTAAGAATGGGACAAGTCCCTCACTTCAGAATTACACTGAAAATGCCAATCTCACCATCTCCAATGTGACAAGAGAACATGCTGGGGAGTATGTGTGTACAGTTCATCAccacaacaggacaatgacagcTTCCACCGTTGTCACTGTGCTGT ACCTTCCTGTGATTCTTCCTGGCTCTGGGTGTGTGGACCAGGCAGAGGtcatgacctgtgtgtgtgtcagtcaggggGTTCCCTTACCCCTCATAGAGTGGCCACTGCTGGAGCTCAACACAGAGAACACAACGTCAGTGTTGGGTTCCTCAGTGAACAGCACCATCAGCCTgcttgttggaaactacaacaACATCACTGTGGAGTGTGTCAGCAGCAATGTGGTGGGTGTAGTGAGAGAGAAGTTGCAGGTCACCCAAAATAAGAGCCAAGAAAAGCAAGAAG ATAAGGAATGGGAAGACCTTATAGCTATGCTGTCGGACCTAAAACTGATTGCTGCATTTGTGATTGGTGCAGCCTTCTCAGCCACCATCTGTTGTATCATCCTGTGTTTGACAGGGAAATGTAAAAG ACAAAAGAAGAGGATCCCAAAGGATTCCAAAAGCCCTTTCATAAACCTGGAGATGGTGGCATGTGAAGACCAACAG ACGGAtgcaggacaggctgtgggggGCGAACAGAACCCTCTGCAGTTGGAGCTGAGAGGAGGAGCAGAAAACGGAGGGACCCAGACCAGTGGAGCTACGGGAAAATTTGACACAAGGGAAGAACCAAATGAAGTGGACTACGCCAGTATCAACTACTCCCTGCTGAAGAAGAAGACTCCTGAGGAGGCCGAGAAGAAGACCACCACCGCAGAGTCAGAGTACGCCAAAATTAAACGAGAGAAGAAGAACGAAGGGGATGaaaatggaggagaggggagtggaatgatgatgatgatgatggggaaggatgaggagaaagagaatggtaagccagcagcagagacagaTGAGGATACAGCGCTTTACTCCAACGTTAAGGCTATTATGGGTGGTGGAGAGTGA